One window of the Anopheles cruzii chromosome 2, idAnoCruzAS_RS32_06, whole genome shotgun sequence genome contains the following:
- the LOC128277604 gene encoding probable 3-hydroxyisobutyrate dehydrogenase, mitochondrial: MAFRVLTRSTVGNQQQQQLKLLSDLLIRSFSSGPKNVGFIGLGNMGGPMASNLMAKGHKLHVFDISADAKSAMKAKGATPYDNVADLAKASDFVVTMLPNNDIVANTYDSIIGAGGVKSSTVFIDSSTIDPNVAKAVQKKVKAAGATFVDAPVSGGVPGAQNATLTFMVGGSTEEYNAVKDLLEGMGKKITHCGGYGMGQAAKVCNNMMLGISMCGLAECMNLAIRLGLDAKVFADIINASTGRSWASEVNNPVPGIVPTAPAGKSYAGGFATGLITKDLGIASAVATTSNTPIPLGALTHQIYRQLMAKGLADKDFSVVYDFLKNNEGK; the protein is encoded by the exons ATGGCTTTCCGCGTTCTAACCCGTTCCACCGTcggcaatcagcagcagcaacagcttaAATTGCTGTCTGACCTGTTGATCCGATCGTTCAGCAGTGGCCCGAAGAACGTTGGTTTCATTGGGCTCGGTAATATGGGCGGTCCGATGGCGAGCAACCTGATGGCCAAG GGACACAAATTGCACGTGTTCGATATTTCCGCCGATGCCAAGAGCGCCATGAAGGCAAAAGGTGCCACGCCGTACGATAATGTAGCAGACTTGGCAAAGGCATCCGATTTTGTGGTAACGATGCTGCCGAACAACGATATCGTGGCCAACACATACGACAGCAttatcggtgccggtggtgtgaAAAGCAGTACTGTTTTCATCGATTCCAGCACAATCGATCCGAATGTGGCCAAGGCA GTCCAGAAAAAGGTAAAGGCAGCCGGTGCCACGTTTGTCGATGCGCCGGTATCGGGTGGCGTTCCTGGAGCCCAGAACGCCACGCTTACCTTCATGGTCGGCGGAAGCACGGAGGAATACAACGCGGTGAAGGATCTGCTCGAGGGTATGGGCAAGAAGATAACGCACTGCGGCGGCTACGGTATGGGCCAGGCGGCCAAGGTCTGCAACAACATGATGCTGGGCATTTCGATGTGCGGCCTGGCCGAGTGCATGAACCTCGCGATTCGTCTCGGTCTCGATGCGAAAGTGTTTGCCGATATCATTAATGCCTCAACCGGTCGTAGCTGGGCCTCGGAGGTGAACAATCCCGTGCCCGGTATCGTACCGACTGCTCCGGCCGGCAAATCGTACGCTGGTGGTTTCGCTACCGGTCTGATCACTAAGGATTTGGGCATTGCGTCGGCCGTGGCCACTACGTCCAACACACCGATTCCACTTGGTGCGCTTACTCACCAGATCTACCGCCAGTTGATGGCCAAGGGCCTTGCCGATAAGGACTTTTCCGTCGTGTATGACTTCCTCAAGAACAACGAGGGCAAGTGA
- the LOC128279059 gene encoding programmed cell death protein 2: MDQNSSIDLGFLESCEPWLLTNKFFPSKLGGKPAWLDLKNLPSPTDLLCERCTKPLSFLCQIYAPIEDNENCFHRTLYIFICMDESCDSSLNASCRNMKVYRSQLPRRNEFYNYDPPDETVESPAVKSGVPLCVVCGCHGPKRCGRCQSVNYCGPVHQRHDWKVAHKAACGEETVVETIKEQHNTFVLPEMEIVTEPDDYEPKPKASEEENEKHQMEEFERLKREGKAGVLDDLAEAELDKYAEDQVEDKVFARFKERIANAPRQVLRYERGGKPLWLSPIEPQEVPKCGRCGGERMFEFQIMPQLLSYLDREKLDWGTLACFTCKASCSVEGYAEEFLFRQDVLDTTATAGSHQSEG; encoded by the exons ATGGACCAGAATTCGTCGATTGATTTGGGTTTTCTTGAATCCTGCGAACCGTGGTTGCTAACGAATAAATTTTTTCCCAGCAAACTGGGAGGTAAACCGGCGTGGCTGGACTTAAAGAACCTACCGTCACCTACCGATTTGCTGTGCGAGCGTTGCACCAAACCGCTGTCTTTTCTCTGCCAG ATTTACGCACCGATCGAGGACAATGAAAACTGCTTCCACAGAACCTTGTACATTTTCATATGTATGGATGAATCCTGCGATTCTTCTTTGAACGCGAGTTGTCG CAACATGAAAGTATATCGAAGTCAGCTACCGCGACGGAACGAATTTTACAACTACGATCCTCCCGATGAAACGGTGGAATCG CCCGCAGTAAAGTCTGGTGTGCCATTGTGTGTCGTTTGTGGGTGTCACGGCCCAAAGCGGTGTGGCCGCTGTCAATCGGTAAACTATTGTGGCCCTGTCCATCAACGGCACGATTGGAAGGTCGCCCATAAAGCCGCTTGCGGTGAGGAAACCGTTGTTGAAACCATCAAAGAGCAGCACAATACTTTCGTTCTCCCAGAAATGGAGATCGTCACCGAACCGGATGACTAC GAACCTAAGCCGAAGGCATCGGAAGAGGAGAACGAGAAACATCAGATGGAAGAGTTCGAGCGATTGAAACGTGAAGGCAAGGCAGGAGTGCTAGACGATCTCGCGGAAGCCGAGTTGGACAAGTATGCGGAGGACCAGGTTGAAGATAAAGTGTTTGCTCGGTTCAAGGAGCGAATCGCAAATGCTCCACGCCAAGTGTTGCGGTACGAGCGAGGCGGTAAACCCCTGTGGCTTTCACCGATCGAGCCACAAGAGGTTCCGAAATGCGGGCGCTGTGGCGGAGAAAGGATGTTCGAGTTCCAAATTATGCCTCAATTGTTGAGCTATTTGGATAGAGAAAAGCTGGACTGGGGTACGCTCGCTTGTTTTACATGTAAAGCTAGCTGCAGTGTGGAAGGCTACGCAGAGGAGTTTCTCTTCCGGCAAGATGTTCTTGACACTACGGCTACCGCAGGCTCGCATCAGTCAGAGGGATGA